A DNA window from Arachis duranensis cultivar V14167 chromosome 3, aradu.V14167.gnm2.J7QH, whole genome shotgun sequence contains the following coding sequences:
- the LOC107478798 gene encoding uncharacterized protein LOC107478798, producing the protein MRPKSDNPQPQATGDSSASSLSSATTNSIDPIYHILRILPFSFLRPPRLRLKLPSLSLPSPNLVFAFVLLTYFMVVSGIVYDIIVEPPGIGSMQDPYTGAVRPVVFMSGRVNGQYIIEGLSSGFMFLLGGIGIILLDLALDRNRPRTVKSSYAAAGISSVVLAYVMSMLFVRIKIPAYLR; encoded by the coding sequence ATGCGACCCAAATCAGACAACCCACAACCCCAAGCCACCGGCGACTCCTCCGCGTCGTCCCTCTCTTCCGCCACCACAAACTCCATAGATCCAATCTACCACATCCTCCGCATCCTGCCATTCTCGTTCCTGCGTCCACCGCGCCTCCGCCTGAAACTCCCCTCCCTCTCCCTCCCATCCCCAAACCTAGTCTTTGCCTTCGTCCTCCTAACCTATTTCATGGTCGTCTCGGGAATCGTGTACGACATCATCGTGGAGCCCCCAGGGATCGGGTCAATGCAGGACCCTTACACCGGCGCCGTACGACCCGTTGTTTTCATGTCCGGACGCGTTAACGGGCAGTACATCATCGAGGGATTGTCATCCGGCTTCATGTTCCTTCTTGGAGGCATCGGGATCATACTTCTTGACCTCGCCCTTGACCGTAACCGCCCTAGGACGGTCAAGTCCTCCTATGCTGCCGCCGGTATCTCCTCCGTCGTCCTTGCTTACGTCATGAGCATGCTCTTTGTCCGTATCAAGATCCCTGCTTATCTCAGatga